From a single Alloactinosynnema sp. L-07 genomic region:
- a CDS encoding MmcQ/YjbR family DNA-binding protein, with product MFFRIVDALADVSTAEGGQYTSYSVRGKRFGYYWPRTQTVGLKQTLSEQKALVSERPDVFEEQFTAGGFGWVVVYLAGVDVDELSELVFEAWRLSAPDELIAGVPDLGRE from the coding sequence GTGTTCTTTCGAATCGTGGACGCGCTCGCCGACGTGTCGACGGCCGAAGGCGGGCAGTACACGTCGTACAGCGTGCGGGGCAAGCGGTTCGGCTACTACTGGCCGCGTACGCAGACCGTCGGCTTGAAGCAGACCCTGTCTGAGCAGAAGGCGCTGGTGTCTGAGCGGCCGGACGTGTTCGAGGAGCAGTTCACGGCGGGCGGCTTTGGGTGGGTCGTGGTCTATCTGGCGGGCGTCGATGTTGACGAGTTGTCCGAATTGGTCTTCGAGGCATGGCGGCTGTCGGCGCCCGATGAGCTGATCGCCGGGGTGCCGGACTTGGGCCGAGAGTAG